In Geopsychrobacter electrodiphilus DSM 16401, a single window of DNA contains:
- the thiC gene encoding phosphomethylpyrimidine synthase ThiC has translation MTQLEMARNGQISDLMRQAAQIENIDPEILRQRLAAGTVVICLNKRHKGGKPLAVGEGLRTKTNANIGTSQDDTSIDKELEKAKVAQAAGADALMDLSTGGPIDEIRAAVIAETDLCIGSVPLYQAACDAILHQGKPIVDMTVEDIFAGVKKHLDDGVDFITVHCGVTRETVARMENEGRIMEVVSRGGSFTVGWMLHNNAENPLYEYFDRLLELVRPYDAVLSLGDGFRPGCLADATDRAQIQELLILGELTQRAQNAGIQVMIEGPGHVPLNQVEANIKLQKRLCHGAPFYVLGPLVTDIAPGYDHITSAIGGAIAGAAGADFLCYVTPSEHLRLPTVEDVHEGVMAARIAAHAADIVKGLPGAIEKDHAMAKARKELDWKTQFELAIDPEKARRLRAESGVDEEHGACTMCGSLCAYKVMNERKTVQKGA, from the coding sequence ATGACTCAACTGGAAATGGCCCGTAACGGGCAGATTAGCGACTTGATGCGCCAGGCGGCGCAAATTGAAAATATTGACCCGGAAATTCTGCGTCAAAGACTCGCCGCAGGCACCGTAGTTATCTGTCTGAACAAACGACATAAGGGGGGGAAACCCCTCGCCGTTGGTGAAGGGCTGCGCACAAAAACCAACGCCAATATCGGCACCAGCCAGGACGACACCAGCATCGACAAGGAACTTGAAAAGGCCAAGGTCGCCCAGGCGGCCGGTGCCGATGCCCTGATGGACCTGTCGACCGGTGGCCCGATCGACGAAATCCGTGCCGCGGTCATCGCCGAGACCGATCTGTGTATCGGCAGCGTGCCGCTGTATCAGGCCGCCTGTGACGCCATCCTCCATCAGGGGAAACCGATCGTTGATATGACGGTTGAGGATATCTTCGCCGGGGTCAAAAAGCATCTGGATGACGGCGTCGACTTCATTACCGTTCACTGCGGCGTCACCCGTGAGACCGTAGCGCGCATGGAGAATGAGGGACGGATCATGGAAGTGGTCTCGCGCGGCGGTTCCTTTACCGTCGGCTGGATGCTCCACAACAATGCTGAAAACCCGCTGTATGAATACTTTGATCGTTTACTCGAGCTGGTGCGCCCCTACGATGCGGTGCTTTCCCTTGGTGACGGTTTCCGACCCGGCTGTCTGGCCGATGCGACCGACCGCGCCCAGATTCAGGAACTGCTTATCCTCGGCGAGTTGACCCAGCGCGCGCAAAATGCCGGCATTCAGGTCATGATCGAAGGACCAGGGCATGTGCCTTTAAATCAGGTAGAGGCGAATATTAAATTGCAAAAGCGCCTCTGTCATGGCGCTCCGTTCTATGTCCTTGGCCCACTGGTGACTGACATTGCACCCGGCTACGACCATATCACCTCGGCCATCGGGGGCGCGATCGCCGGTGCCGCCGGTGCCGATTTTCTCTGCTATGTCACACCGAGTGAACACCTGCGTCTGCCGACGGTTGAAGATGTCCACGAAGGGGTGATGGCCGCCCGCATCGCCGCCCATGCCGCAGACATCGTTAAGGGACTCCCCGGCGCCATTGAAAAAGACCATGCCATGGCCAAGGCCCGTAAAGAGCTGGATTGGAAAACCCAATTCGAGCTGGCCATCGACCCGGAAAAAGCTCGCCGCCTACGGGCCGAGTCGGGAGTTGACGAAGAACATGGCGCCTGCACCATGTGCGGTTCACTCTGCGCCTACAAGGTTATGAACGAACGTAAAACGGTTCAAAAAGGCGCCTGA
- the thiD gene encoding bifunctional hydroxymethylpyrimidine kinase/phosphomethylpyrimidine kinase: MPSGLYLITDDNSDGSLFKRVESALKGGVRTVQYRAKEATADERFGMAQKLRKACHAAGAKLIINDFPELAKEIDADGVHLGQDDMSVSQARQMLGRDKIIGVSTHSVDQALKAESHGADYIALGSIFPTSSKDAPELVGIDALRKVRRAIRVPLVAIGGIDITGADLAIDAGADAVAVISSVMQDRSPGIAAREISLLFNRKLGRPRGRVLTIAGSDCGGGAGIQADLKTISLLGSYGSCVITALTAQNTLGVKGVFPIDSNFVTEQLNAVLDDIGTDTIKTGMLSWGGTVTRVAQAIRRHCLLAVVDPVMIAKGGAPLLDKEALDSLLSQMLPQAYLLTPNLPEAEKITGTKVRNLAEMEEAGRLLQDLGARNVLMKGGHLINDDAVDLLLIGDAKHELRSPRIETKNTHGTGCTYSSAIATFLAQGLPLLKAVEEAKKFIDLSIITAVESGKGHGSVNHVEAAFRYFHEHRS; this comes from the coding sequence ATGCCTTCCGGACTCTACCTGATCACCGATGATAATAGCGATGGAAGCCTTTTCAAACGGGTCGAGAGTGCACTGAAGGGCGGTGTCCGCACCGTCCAGTATCGCGCTAAGGAGGCCACGGCCGACGAACGCTTCGGCATGGCGCAAAAACTTCGGAAGGCCTGCCATGCCGCGGGCGCAAAGCTGATCATCAACGATTTTCCTGAACTGGCCAAAGAGATCGATGCCGATGGCGTTCACCTGGGACAGGATGACATGTCCGTTTCCCAGGCGCGACAAATGCTGGGCCGCGATAAAATTATCGGGGTCTCCACCCACAGCGTCGATCAAGCCTTAAAGGCCGAATCCCACGGCGCCGACTATATCGCCCTCGGCAGCATCTTTCCGACGTCAAGTAAAGACGCTCCTGAACTGGTCGGAATCGACGCCCTGCGTAAAGTGCGGCGCGCCATCCGGGTGCCCCTGGTCGCCATCGGCGGCATCGATATCACTGGTGCGGATCTGGCCATTGACGCGGGTGCCGACGCCGTGGCCGTTATCTCTTCGGTCATGCAGGACAGATCGCCAGGAATCGCCGCGCGTGAAATTTCACTCCTGTTTAATCGTAAACTCGGCCGTCCGCGCGGACGCGTACTGACGATTGCCGGTTCCGATTGCGGGGGCGGGGCTGGCATCCAGGCGGATCTAAAAACCATCAGTCTGCTCGGCAGTTATGGCAGTTGCGTCATCACCGCCTTGACCGCGCAGAACACCCTGGGGGTCAAGGGGGTCTTCCCCATCGACTCAAATTTTGTAACCGAACAGCTTAACGCGGTGCTTGATGATATCGGCACGGATACGATCAAGACCGGCATGCTGAGCTGGGGCGGAACCGTCACCCGGGTGGCACAGGCAATCCGCAGGCACTGTTTGCTGGCAGTGGTCGATCCCGTCATGATCGCTAAGGGCGGAGCCCCCCTGCTGGACAAGGAAGCCCTGGACAGCCTGCTCTCACAAATGCTCCCGCAAGCCTATCTGCTCACTCCCAACCTGCCTGAGGCCGAGAAGATCACCGGTACCAAGGTGCGGAATCTGGCCGAAATGGAAGAAGCAGGGCGCTTACTGCAGGATCTTGGAGCACGTAATGTGCTGATGAAGGGTGGCCATCTTATCAATGATGATGCGGTTGATCTGCTCCTGATTGGTGACGCAAAACATGAACTGCGTTCTCCGCGAATCGAAACCAAAAATACCCACGGTACTGGCTGTACCTATTCATCCGCAATTGCAACATTTCTTGCCCAGGGACTCCCCTTGCTCAAGGCCGTTGAAGAGGCTAAAAAGTTTATCGACCTGTCAATTATCACGGCGGTTGAATCTGGCAAGGGGCATGGTTCGGTCAATCACGTCGAGGCCGCCTTTCGCTATTTTCATGAGCATCGGAGTTGA
- a CDS encoding CooT family nickel-binding protein, with protein sequence MCLDYGPYKLISGDDETSLEEISTILVLADGLKLIDNFGKTRLITGTISEIDLLNQRIVLA encoded by the coding sequence ATGTGTCTTGATTACGGTCCCTACAAACTGATCTCTGGCGACGACGAAACCAGCCTCGAAGAGATTTCAACTATCCTGGTGCTGGCCGATGGCCTGAAACTGATCGACAACTTCGGCAAGACCCGGCTGATTACAGGTACTATCAGCGAAATCGACCTGCTCAACCAGCGCATTGTGCTCGCCTGA
- the alr gene encoding alanine racemase has product MIAHSLRPTRADIDLSALAHNLQQVRSCCHAGQGVMAVVKADAYGHGAVTISRALEAEGVEQFAVATLEEGQELRGAGIKRPILVFGGCYPGQEAAFVEYALTAALLSLADVKRLEAFGSAQEKPFLVHIKCDTGMGRVGLLPEEIPQLITLLSQSCGLEVRGLMSHLASADDLASPVTSDQVRVFREILDQFKLANITIAEIHLGSSAGLCAWPLPEATLVRPGIMLYGGYPSAAFTERLDLRPVMTFSTQIAQLRTLAAGQGISYGHTHQTRGPTRLAALPVGYADGYNRLFSNCGEVLVHGQRVSVVGRVCMDWILVDVTEVADVAVGDRVVLLGSDGEETISAEDWAEKLDTINYEVFCRISQRVPRYPHSGPFVG; this is encoded by the coding sequence TTGATAGCGCATAGTTTACGACCGACTCGGGCAGATATTGACCTCTCGGCTCTTGCTCATAACCTGCAGCAGGTCCGTTCCTGCTGTCATGCCGGGCAGGGTGTGATGGCAGTTGTTAAGGCCGACGCCTATGGCCACGGAGCGGTCACGATCAGCAGAGCCCTGGAAGCTGAGGGGGTCGAGCAGTTTGCGGTCGCTACACTGGAGGAAGGGCAGGAGCTGCGTGGAGCCGGGATCAAACGACCGATTCTGGTCTTTGGCGGCTGTTACCCGGGGCAAGAAGCGGCATTTGTTGAATACGCCCTGACCGCCGCGCTTCTCAGTCTGGCCGACGTGAAACGTCTGGAGGCGTTCGGCAGCGCACAGGAAAAACCTTTCCTGGTGCATATTAAATGTGACACCGGCATGGGTCGAGTCGGCCTGCTCCCAGAAGAAATTCCGCAGTTGATTACCCTGTTGTCTCAGTCCTGCGGGCTTGAGGTGAGAGGGCTGATGTCCCATCTGGCCTCTGCGGACGATCTGGCGTCCCCGGTGACATCCGATCAGGTACGGGTTTTTCGTGAGATTCTTGATCAATTTAAACTTGCCAATATCACCATCGCCGAGATTCATCTGGGCAGCAGTGCCGGGCTCTGCGCCTGGCCTCTACCTGAGGCTACGCTGGTGCGGCCGGGGATCATGCTTTATGGCGGCTACCCTTCAGCTGCATTCACCGAGCGTCTCGATCTGCGCCCAGTCATGACCTTTTCTACGCAGATCGCTCAGTTGCGCACCCTGGCAGCTGGTCAGGGGATATCTTATGGCCACACCCATCAAACCAGGGGGCCGACGCGTCTGGCAGCTCTGCCGGTCGGTTATGCCGATGGCTATAATCGTCTGTTTTCAAACTGTGGAGAGGTTCTGGTGCACGGTCAGCGGGTTTCGGTGGTCGGCCGGGTCTGTATGGACTGGATTCTGGTTGATGTCACCGAGGTCGCCGATGTCGCGGTGGGTGATCGGGTGGTGTTGCTCGGGAGCGATGGAGAAGAGACAATCAGTGCCGAGGACTGGGCCGAAAAACTCGATACAATCAATTATGAGGTTTTCTGCCGCATCAGTCAGCGCGTGCCAAGGTATCCGCATTCGGGACCGTTTGTGGGTTGA
- the purH gene encoding bifunctional phosphoribosylaminoimidazolecarboxamide formyltransferase/IMP cyclohydrolase, whose protein sequence is MATIKRALVSVSDKAGIIDLVRELCGFGVEILSTGGTAKMIREAGLPVMDVSEFTGFPEMLDGRVKTLHPKVHGGLLGLRDNPAHVATMAAHGIENIDMVVVNLYPFEATVAKPDCALEDAIENIDIGGPTMLRSAAKNNRSVTVLVDPSDYAPVLAEMKASEGAVSAETNFGLAVKVYQHTASYDGAISNWLGKKMSSDDAEFPPVLSLQYKKAQSMRYGENPHQQAAFYVEKQVAEASIATARQLQGKELSYNNIGDTDAALECVKQFSEGPACVIVKHANPCGVAVGETLLDAYLRAFSTDPESSFGGIIAVNRELDCATAQAIVDKQFVEVIIAPAVAEGVSEIIAAKKNVRLLVCGYWSEIPAARFDFKRVNGGLLVQDADLLLNGDLEVVSKRVPSAKEREDLMFAWRVAKFVKSNAIVYGRDGMTIGVGAGQMSRVNSARIAVIKAEHAGLEVQGSAMASDAFFPFRDGIDNAAAAGVTAVIQPGGSIRDEEVIAAADEHGIAMIFTNMRHFRH, encoded by the coding sequence ATGGCGACAATCAAGCGTGCCCTGGTGTCGGTCTCTGACAAGGCCGGAATTATCGATCTGGTTCGTGAACTCTGTGGTTTCGGAGTCGAAATCCTCTCGACGGGCGGGACTGCCAAAATGATCCGCGAAGCGGGTCTGCCGGTGATGGATGTCTCGGAATTTACCGGATTTCCAGAAATGCTCGACGGCCGGGTCAAGACCCTGCACCCCAAGGTTCATGGCGGGCTGCTCGGCCTGCGCGACAACCCGGCGCATGTCGCCACTATGGCCGCGCATGGCATTGAAAATATCGATATGGTGGTGGTGAATCTCTATCCGTTTGAGGCGACGGTTGCCAAGCCCGACTGCGCGCTTGAGGACGCGATTGAAAATATCGATATTGGTGGCCCGACCATGTTGCGCAGCGCCGCCAAGAATAATCGTTCGGTGACCGTGCTGGTCGATCCGAGCGATTACGCTCCGGTGCTGGCGGAAATGAAAGCCAGCGAAGGTGCGGTGTCGGCAGAAACCAACTTTGGTCTCGCGGTAAAGGTCTATCAGCATACTGCCTCCTACGATGGCGCCATCTCCAACTGGCTCGGCAAGAAGATGAGTTCAGACGATGCCGAATTTCCACCTGTGTTGAGTCTGCAATACAAAAAAGCCCAGTCGATGCGCTACGGTGAAAACCCGCATCAGCAGGCCGCTTTCTATGTCGAAAAACAGGTTGCCGAGGCATCCATCGCCACCGCGCGTCAGTTGCAGGGCAAAGAGCTCTCTTATAACAATATCGGCGACACCGACGCCGCGCTGGAGTGTGTCAAGCAGTTCAGCGAGGGTCCGGCCTGTGTCATCGTCAAGCATGCCAACCCCTGCGGTGTTGCCGTTGGTGAGACCCTGCTCGACGCCTATCTGCGTGCGTTTTCGACCGATCCTGAATCTTCTTTTGGCGGGATTATCGCAGTCAACCGAGAACTGGATTGTGCGACCGCCCAGGCGATTGTCGACAAGCAGTTTGTTGAGGTGATCATCGCCCCGGCTGTGGCCGAGGGCGTTTCAGAGATTATCGCGGCCAAGAAGAATGTGCGTCTCTTGGTGTGCGGCTACTGGTCCGAAATTCCGGCCGCACGATTTGATTTCAAGCGTGTTAATGGCGGGCTGCTGGTGCAGGATGCAGATCTGCTCTTGAATGGCGATCTTGAAGTGGTCAGCAAGCGTGTGCCGAGCGCCAAGGAACGTGAAGATCTGATGTTCGCCTGGCGGGTGGCCAAATTTGTCAAGAGCAACGCCATCGTCTATGGCCGTGATGGTATGACCATCGGCGTTGGTGCCGGGCAGATGAGTCGGGTCAATTCAGCGCGCATCGCGGTCATCAAGGCTGAGCACGCCGGTCTCGAAGTTCAGGGCTCGGCGATGGCTTCGGATGCTTTCTTCCCCTTCCGCGACGGAATCGACAACGCTGCCGCTGCCGGGGTCACAGCAGTCATTCAGCCGGGTGGATCGATCCGCGATGAAGAGGTTATTGCCGCAGCGGATGAGCATGGGATTGCCATGATTTTCACTAACATGCGCCACTTTCGGCATTAA
- the purD gene encoding phosphoribosylamine--glycine ligase — protein MKILVVGGGGREHALCWKIGQSPLVDTLYCAPGNPGIAELAECVHIGADEIDALLDFALAEKIDLTVVGPEVPLTMGIVDRFQAAGLDIFGPNQAAAQIEGSKGFSKDLMARHHIPTAAYQSFTDRDQAVAYIKQQGAPIVVKADGLAAGKGVIVAMTKSEAIAGIDDIMLDKVFGTAGSSVVIEEFMEGEEASFFAFTDGKNILPLASSQDHKRVFDEDEGPNTGGMGAYSPAPVVTPQLHDEIVATIVKPTIDGMADDGHPYVGILYVGLMIKDGKPRVVEYNARFGDPEAQPLLMRMKSDIVPVLQACARGNLAASSIEWHDKAAVCVVMASGGYPAGFEKGLPISGLEDAAQINGLMVFHAGTTLKDGAVVNNGGRVLGVTGLGDTVASAINRAYQGVAKISWKNVHFRKDIGQKALNR, from the coding sequence ATGAAAATTCTCGTAGTTGGCGGTGGCGGCCGTGAGCATGCGCTCTGCTGGAAGATTGGCCAGTCACCGCTTGTGGATACGCTCTACTGTGCGCCGGGAAACCCGGGCATCGCGGAGCTTGCCGAGTGTGTGCACATCGGCGCCGACGAGATTGATGCCCTGCTCGATTTTGCGCTGGCTGAAAAGATCGATCTGACCGTGGTTGGTCCCGAAGTTCCTCTGACCATGGGGATTGTCGACCGTTTTCAGGCGGCCGGGCTTGATATCTTCGGACCGAATCAGGCAGCGGCCCAGATCGAGGGGAGCAAAGGCTTCTCCAAAGATCTGATGGCGCGGCACCATATTCCGACCGCGGCTTATCAGAGCTTTACCGATCGTGATCAGGCGGTTGCATATATCAAGCAACAGGGTGCGCCGATTGTGGTCAAGGCCGATGGTCTGGCTGCCGGCAAAGGAGTCATCGTGGCGATGACCAAGTCTGAGGCGATCGCCGGAATCGATGACATCATGCTTGATAAGGTTTTCGGTACTGCCGGGTCGAGTGTGGTGATTGAAGAATTTATGGAAGGGGAGGAGGCGTCGTTCTTCGCCTTTACCGATGGCAAAAATATTCTGCCTCTTGCCTCATCTCAGGATCACAAGCGGGTATTTGATGAGGATGAAGGTCCCAATACTGGCGGTATGGGAGCCTATTCTCCGGCGCCGGTCGTCACGCCGCAACTCCATGACGAAATTGTCGCAACCATCGTAAAGCCGACCATCGATGGTATGGCTGATGATGGTCACCCCTATGTCGGTATCCTCTATGTCGGGCTGATGATTAAGGATGGCAAGCCGCGGGTCGTTGAGTACAATGCGCGCTTTGGTGACCCCGAGGCTCAGCCATTGCTGATGCGAATGAAGTCGGATATTGTACCGGTGCTGCAGGCCTGCGCACGTGGGAATTTGGCCGCAAGCTCTATCGAGTGGCACGACAAGGCGGCGGTCTGTGTGGTGATGGCGTCCGGCGGGTACCCCGCTGGTTTTGAGAAGGGGTTACCGATCTCCGGACTTGAGGATGCGGCACAAATTAACGGGCTGATGGTTTTTCATGCCGGCACGACATTGAAAGATGGTGCGGTAGTCAATAACGGTGGGCGTGTGCTGGGGGTGACCGGTTTGGGGGACACTGTGGCCAGTGCCATCAACAGGGCTTATCAAGGGGTAGCGAAAATTAGTTGGAAGAATGTTCACTTCCGCAAGGATATCGGGCAGAAAGCCCTTAATCGCTGA
- the purE gene encoding 5-(carboxyamino)imidazole ribonucleotide mutase encodes MKKKPLVGILMGSDNDYDIMVETGRALKQFDIPFEMIVSSAHRTPERTTTFVRQAKTNGIKVLIAGAGAAAHLAGAIAAETTLPVVAVPIDATAMRGLDALLAMVQMPAGIPVATMAIGKAGARNAGIFAAQIIATSDETLALKLEAYKQEMVAGVIKKADALQQRLKDDGLD; translated from the coding sequence ATGAAGAAGAAGCCGTTGGTCGGGATCTTGATGGGCAGCGATAACGACTACGACATTATGGTCGAGACCGGCCGTGCGCTCAAGCAGTTTGATATCCCGTTTGAGATGATCGTATCGAGTGCTCACCGCACTCCGGAGAGGACCACGACCTTTGTCCGTCAGGCGAAGACAAACGGGATTAAAGTGCTGATCGCCGGAGCTGGCGCTGCAGCCCATCTGGCCGGTGCTATAGCTGCCGAAACAACTCTGCCGGTGGTTGCGGTGCCGATTGATGCGACCGCGATGCGGGGGCTTGATGCCTTACTGGCAATGGTGCAGATGCCCGCCGGGATTCCAGTTGCGACCATGGCGATCGGTAAGGCCGGGGCTCGCAATGCCGGGATTTTTGCCGCCCAGATAATCGCCACAAGCGATGAAACTCTGGCCTTGAAGCTTGAAGCGTACAAACAGGAGATGGTTGCCGGAGTGATCAAAAAGGCCGATGCGCTGCAACAAAGATTGAAGGATGATGGGTTGGATTGA
- a CDS encoding cytochrome c3 family protein: MIVFIRGLLVLALLVGTAANVLATESCVTANCHAILGKAKFVHGPVAAQECTVCHEETGKKHPGSKGSFKFPEKGAALCYLCHDSKTEGFASVHPALEDGCVGCHSPHQSNYKLFLYKEGADLCYMCHDSKTEGKSSVHPALQDGCISCHSPHAGPAAKMLPAEGAKLCVTCHDDPRAGKKVLHAPVAEGKCTSCHNPHAGDAPNMLPAAGKALCFTCHDDFTVGMTSIHPALEDGCTSCHDPHGSNNRKMLVETGSKLCYRCHDQKAGNKGMFGHPPVVEGDCLACHNPHASKQKSLLVEAIPALCYQCHESKTEGKSHVHSPVAAGDCTDCHNPHEGKAKGMLPAVGQKLCYQCHDNKADKKVVHGPVAAGECESCHDVHASDAKFQLAAEGNQLCFMCHDDKEALAKMENVHPAVKVGCISCHNPHSGPQKFMLPEKGDALCLQCHEDIGEKAKNSPVKHAALEEGCETCHDPHGNGNLRMLQGDPKVFCVSCHDDMGEKIAAASSQHKPVAEGTCWACHDPHGSKNRVLLRQYYPEELYVPFSEENYALCFQCHDSRAFIYPRTSELTNFRNGDKNLHFVHVNKSTKGRACKACHGVHGADQDKLILSKITGFGKWEIPIKYTPQKFGGTCTVGCHKPKTYNRSRAVQND, translated from the coding sequence ATGATTGTTTTTATCAGGGGTCTGTTGGTCCTGGCTCTGTTAGTCGGCACTGCGGCTAATGTGCTCGCGACCGAAAGCTGTGTGACAGCGAATTGCCATGCGATTCTTGGCAAGGCCAAGTTTGTGCACGGTCCGGTTGCCGCGCAGGAATGCACGGTATGTCATGAAGAGACCGGTAAAAAACACCCCGGCAGCAAGGGTTCGTTCAAATTTCCTGAAAAGGGTGCGGCGCTCTGCTACCTTTGTCACGATAGCAAGACGGAAGGCTTTGCCTCGGTCCACCCGGCTCTCGAAGATGGTTGTGTCGGTTGCCACTCTCCGCATCAGTCCAACTATAAGCTCTTTCTTTACAAAGAAGGAGCCGACCTCTGTTACATGTGCCATGACAGTAAAACAGAAGGGAAGTCTTCGGTCCATCCAGCCCTCCAGGATGGCTGCATCTCATGCCATTCTCCGCATGCAGGGCCCGCGGCCAAGATGCTGCCGGCCGAGGGCGCAAAGCTCTGCGTGACTTGTCATGATGATCCTCGGGCAGGGAAGAAGGTCCTCCACGCCCCGGTGGCTGAGGGTAAGTGTACCAGTTGCCATAACCCGCACGCGGGAGACGCACCCAACATGCTGCCGGCTGCCGGGAAGGCGCTCTGCTTTACCTGCCATGATGACTTTACGGTAGGGATGACCTCGATACACCCGGCCCTGGAGGATGGCTGTACCTCCTGTCATGATCCGCATGGTAGCAATAATCGCAAGATGCTGGTGGAGACCGGCAGTAAGCTTTGTTATCGGTGCCATGATCAGAAGGCCGGGAATAAAGGAATGTTCGGCCACCCTCCGGTGGTCGAGGGGGACTGTCTTGCCTGTCATAATCCTCATGCCAGCAAGCAGAAATCTTTGCTGGTCGAAGCGATTCCGGCGCTCTGTTATCAGTGTCATGAAAGTAAAACGGAAGGAAAATCGCACGTTCATTCACCGGTCGCAGCTGGTGATTGTACTGATTGCCACAACCCCCACGAAGGCAAAGCCAAGGGGATGCTTCCGGCTGTTGGGCAAAAGCTCTGTTACCAGTGCCACGACAACAAAGCCGACAAGAAGGTGGTGCATGGTCCTGTTGCGGCCGGGGAATGTGAAAGTTGTCATGATGTCCATGCTTCGGATGCCAAATTTCAGTTAGCCGCTGAGGGCAACCAGCTCTGTTTTATGTGTCATGACGATAAGGAGGCCCTGGCGAAGATGGAGAATGTCCATCCGGCAGTGAAAGTTGGCTGCATTTCTTGTCATAATCCGCATAGCGGGCCACAAAAGTTCATGCTGCCCGAAAAGGGGGATGCGCTCTGTCTGCAGTGTCACGAGGATATTGGAGAAAAAGCCAAAAATTCCCCGGTCAAGCATGCCGCGCTTGAAGAAGGCTGTGAAACCTGTCATGACCCGCACGGCAACGGCAATTTACGGATGCTCCAGGGTGATCCGAAGGTATTTTGTGTGAGTTGTCATGATGACATGGGAGAGAAAATTGCTGCGGCCTCGTCCCAGCATAAACCTGTTGCGGAAGGTACCTGCTGGGCTTGTCATGATCCGCATGGCTCCAAGAATCGGGTGCTGCTGCGCCAATATTATCCTGAAGAGCTGTATGTCCCTTTTTCAGAAGAGAACTACGCGCTCTGCTTTCAATGTCATGATAGCCGTGCATTTATTTATCCCCGCACCAGTGAACTGACCAATTTTCGTAATGGCGACAAAAACCTGCATTTTGTCCATGTCAACAAGTCAACCAAGGGCAGGGCCTGCAAGGCCTGTCATGGGGTGCATGGCGCGGACCAGGACAAGCTGATTCTCAGTAAAATTACTGGCTTTGGCAAATGGGAAATTCCGATTAAATACACCCCGCAAAAATTCGGCGGCACCTGTACGGTCGGTTGCCATAAGCCCAAAACCTACAATCGTTCTCGAGCTGTGCAGAATGATTGA
- a CDS encoding 6-bladed beta-propeller encodes MPYLKRFYIFLSVLVLSGCAIQGGPKPRYFWPIGGLEPKIEYVDFYESDRDVKHPESALSQAVLGTELGKPLFTSPHGIGSRGDEVFAVTDPGVGRVFVLDLPKGEFRKLKNPAGEDFVFPMPMAVTYRPNGGGYVSDTKLGAIYRFTPNEVVVQKIGEGAGLNRPNGLAYDPRQKLLYVADTLNHQIAVFAEDGTLLRRIGKRGSGQVEFNFPLDIAIAPDGDLVVLDSLNARVQVLHPDGRFVRMFGERGTAAGSFKLPKGIAVDGFGHVYVSDGQAHRFVIFDLKGDYLMSVGSQAVVVNGEIHPGGLDLPKGIAADPDGKIYIVDSLNRMVHRYQFVSDAYLRQHPILKGEQYVPEKLR; translated from the coding sequence ATGCCATATCTGAAGAGATTTTATATCTTCCTGAGCGTTCTGGTGCTTTCAGGTTGTGCGATCCAGGGCGGACCGAAACCACGCTATTTCTGGCCGATCGGTGGACTTGAACCTAAAATAGAATATGTCGACTTCTACGAATCGGACCGTGATGTCAAACATCCGGAGAGCGCGCTCTCTCAAGCAGTGCTCGGGACGGAGTTGGGAAAGCCGCTCTTCACCTCACCTCATGGTATCGGCAGTCGCGGCGATGAGGTCTTTGCCGTAACCGACCCCGGCGTCGGAAGGGTATTCGTGCTCGACCTGCCGAAAGGGGAGTTTCGCAAACTGAAAAACCCTGCAGGAGAAGATTTTGTATTTCCCATGCCGATGGCGGTGACTTATCGGCCTAATGGCGGCGGCTACGTCAGTGACACCAAACTCGGAGCGATCTACCGCTTTACCCCCAATGAGGTTGTTGTTCAGAAAATTGGTGAGGGCGCCGGTCTCAATCGACCCAATGGTCTGGCATATGACCCCCGTCAAAAGCTACTCTACGTAGCAGACACCTTAAATCACCAAATTGCCGTCTTTGCCGAAGACGGTACCCTCCTGCGGCGGATTGGCAAGCGTGGGAGTGGCCAGGTTGAATTTAATTTTCCGCTTGATATCGCCATTGCGCCGGATGGTGATCTGGTGGTACTCGACTCATTGAATGCACGCGTACAGGTGCTGCATCCTGATGGACGTTTTGTCCGGATGTTTGGCGAGCGGGGTACCGCCGCCGGTTCCTTTAAATTACCCAAGGGGATCGCAGTCGACGGGTTTGGGCATGTTTATGTCAGTGACGGGCAGGCGCATCGTTTTGTTATTTTTGACCTGAAGGGCGATTATTTGATGAGTGTCGGAAGCCAGGCTGTTGTGGTCAATGGTGAAATACACCCGGGAGGACTTGACTTGCCCAAGGGGATCGCCGCCGATCCCGATGGCAAGATATACATTGTTGATAGCCTCAACCGCATGGTGCATCGCTATCAATTCGTCAGTGATGCTTACCTCAGGCAGCATCCGATTCTTAAAGGGGAGCAGTATGTCCCCGAAAAATTGCGTTAG